The following proteins are encoded in a genomic region of Brachypodium distachyon strain Bd21 chromosome 1, Brachypodium_distachyon_v3.0, whole genome shotgun sequence:
- the LOC100830762 gene encoding syntaxin-132: MNNLLTDSFELPRRDSSRDGDIEMGMHQADASDNLKGFLKKVDGIEGLIAKLTNLLTKLQTANEESKAVTKASAMKAIKQRMEKDIDEVGKIARTAKTKVDELEKDNLSNRQKPGCGKGSAVDRSREQTTGAVKKKLKERMDDFQVLRESIRQEYREVVERRVFTVTGNRPDEETIDDLIETGRSEQIFKDAVQQQGRGQVLDTVAEIQERHDAVRDLERKLLELQQIFLDMAVLVEAQGDMINHIETHVSNATNHIQQGVGALQNAKKLQKNSRKWMCYAIILLLVIVAIIILAVIQPWKK, from the exons atgAACAACCTCCTCACT GATTCCTTTGAGCTTCCTCGGCGGGATTCCTCAAGAGATGGGGACATTGAAATGGGAATGCATCAGGCTGATGCTTCAGATAATTTAAAAGGTTTCTTAAAAAAG GTTGATGGAATCGAGGGCCTAATTGCTAAGCTGACGAATCTCTTGACTAAGCTCCAG ACTGCAAATGAGGAATCAAAAGCAGTTACAAAAGCAAGCGCCATGAAAG CAATTAAGCAACGGATGGAGAAAGATATCGATGAAGTGGGGAAAATTGCTCGTACGGCAAAGACCAAAGTTGATGAACTGGAAAAAGAT AACTTATCAAATAGGCAGAAACCTGGATGCGGTAAAGGGTCTGCGGTAGATCGATCAAGAGAGCAGACCACTGG AGCAgtgaaaaagaaattgaaggaACGGATGGATGATTTTCAG GTTTTGAGAGAATCAATCCGTCAGGAGTACCGTGAAGTTGTTGAAAGAAGGGTGTTTACAGTAACTGGTAATCGCCCTGATGAGGAG ACAATTGACGATTTAATAGAGACTGGGAGAAGTGAACAAATTTTCAAAGATGCGGTCCAACAGCAGGGGAGAGGCCAG gtATTGGATACCGTAGCTGAGATACAGGAACGACATGATGCTGTAAGGGATCTAGAGAGGAAGCTTCTGGAGTTGCAGCAG ATATTCCTGGATATGGCAGTATTGGTTGAGGCTCAAGGAGATATGATCAACCACATAGAGACACAT GTTTCAAATGCCACCAACCACATACAGCAAGGTGTGGGTGCTCTCCAGAACGCAAAGAAGCTGCAGAAGAACTCGAGGAAGTGGATGTGCTATGCCATCATCCTTCTCCTTGTCATTGTGGCCATCATTATCCTCGCGGTTATCCAGCCATGGAAGAAGTAA
- the LOC100829455 gene encoding ankyrin repeat-containing protein At5g02620, translating into MADGLAAAVESGPDHKTTLDAEWLRVLISGDKARVEELLRREEEQDEHGADDGLQQQTDDGQVAINVPGAGSFPILGVTSNGSTALHLAAGRGHVELATLLCDRAPSLAAARDKRLDTPLHCAAKAGHAGVAAVLLPRAGAALLARNQTGATALYEAVRHGRASLVDLLMAEAPEMASLATNDGFSPLYLAAMTGSAPTVRALLRPSAEGTPSPASFSGPAGRTALHVAASVSKEIAQAILGWEPQGLTLLTRADSSGRTPLHFAALYGKLDIVELFLQHCHASSLELASISDNSGSSPLHIAAMVAETGIIDELTKGWPNYYELVDDKGRNFLHRAVEHGQETVVRHICRNDMFTMLLNATDSQGNTPLHLAAESGNPGIASLILATTSVDMGITNKDGLTAGDLARRARAIGLRRYFLNPQTVLYNCLRWSRAPFTLEGDLGLQVDREKDKIARAKKEEENDNIAPAEEEEEEKDNIGEARAIASVLIATVAFAAAFTVPGGFIADDRARAGTAVLGSSFAFRAFAVSDTIAFLCSIVATCFLIYSGDARRIPRSKHSWYRRWTSGLVQAGAQFLIAAFAFQLVLGVAVNRWLIVFVYVACLASVLICFPSAWVPLNFGVGKAIWRRAGWRGLVNIHERPSTLPEFFHLFTDSVLYKALRRPLFALLISAMFVAAIVLSIALPNY; encoded by the exons ATGGCGGACGGTCTCGCCGCAGCGGTGGAATCCGGCCCTGACCACAAGACGACGCTCGACGCGGAGTGGTTGCGAGTGCTAATCTCCGGCGACAAGGCCCGCGTGGAGGAGCTATTGcgcagagaagaagaacaagacgAGCATGGTGCCGACGATGGGCTCCAGCAGCAAACCGATGATGGCCAGGTCGCCATAAACGTCCCTGGCGCGGGCTCCTTTCCGATTCTCGGCGTGACGAGCAACGGGAGCACGGCGCTGcatctcgccgccggccgcggccacgTGGAGCTCGCCACGCTCCTCTGCGACAGGGCGCCGTcgctggccgccgcgcgcgacAAGCGCCTCGACACGCCGCTACACTGCGCGGCCAAGGCCGGGCACGCGGGCGTGGCGGCCGTCCTCTTGCCCAGGGCCGGAGCAGCGCTGCTGGCGAGGAACCAGACGGGGGCCACCGCCTTGTACGAAGCGGTCCGGCACGGCCGTGCAAGCTTGGTAGATCTGCTAATGGCGGAGGCTCCCGAGATGGCATCGCTCGCTACCAATGATGGCTTCTCGCCGTTATACTTGGCGGCCATGACTGGCTCGGCGCCGACGGTCCGGGCGTTGCTTCGCCCGTCGGCTGAAGGAAcaccgtcgccggcgtccTTCTCTGGCCCCGCGGGACGCACTGCTTTGCACGTCGCGGCCAGTGTCAGCAAAG AAATAGCTCAAGCTATACTGGGCTGGGAGCCACAAGGCCTAACTTTGCTAACCAGAGCTGATTCGTCAGGGAGAACGCCTCTCCATTTCGCAGCGCTATATGGAAAACTTGATATTGTTGAGTTATTCCTACAGCATTGCCATGCTTCTTCCCTCGAGCTAGCCAGTATTTCTGATAACAGCGGATCATCTCCTCTGCATATTGCTGCTATGGTGGCGGAAACCGGAATAATTGATGAGCTCACAAAAGGATGGCCCAACTACTATGAACTGGTCGACGATAAAGGAAGAAACTTTCTTCATCGTGCTGTCGAGCATGGTCAGGAAACGGTGGTTCGCCACATTTGCCGAAATGACATGTTTACCATGCTGTTAAATGCCACGGATTCTCAAGGAAATACCCCGCTCCATCTGGCTGCCGAAAGTGGAAATCCAGGGATTGCCAGCTTAATATTGGCGACAACAAGTGTGGATATGGGCATTACCAACAAGGATGGCCTAACTGCTGGAGATCTTGCTCGTCGTGCAAGAGCAATCGGCCTTCGGCGCTATTTCCTG AATCCGCAGACTGTTTTGTACAATTGTCTACGTTGGTCGAGAGCGCCCTTTACTTTAGAAGGAGATCTTGGTCTTCAGGTGGACAGAGAAAAGGACAAGATTGCCCGTgccaagaaagaagaagaaaatgataaCATTGCCCccgcagaagaagaagaagaagaaaaggataaCATTGGGGAAGCCAGAGCAATTGCATCGGTTCTGATCGCCACCGTGGCATTCGCGGCAGCTTTCACCGTGCCGGGGGGGTTTATCGCCGACGACCGCGCGCGTGCCGGGACAGCGGTACTGGGCAGCAGTTTCGCGTTCAGGGCATTCGCGGTGTCGGACACCATAGCTTTCCTCTGCTCCATCGTGGCCACATGCTTCCTCATATACAGCGGCGACGCGAGAAGGATTCCACGCAGCAAACATAGCTGGTACAGGCGCTGGACCTCAGGGCTGGTGCAGGCGGGGGCGCAGTTTCTGATTGCCGCGTTCGCGTTTCAGCTCGTGCTGGGTGTCGCCGTCAACCGCTGGCTCATCGTCTTTGTGTACGTCGCGTGCCTGGCTTCAGTGCTCATCTGCTTCCCTTCCGCTTGGGTTCCATTGAACTTTGGCGTGGGGAAAGCGATATGGCGTCGAGCCGGATGGAGGGGCCTTGTCAACATACACGAGCGCCCGTCGACACTGCCAGAATTCTTTCATCTTTTCACCGACAGCGTCTTGTATAAAGCTCTTAGGAGGCCATTGTTTGCTTTGCTCATCTCTGCTATGTTTGTCGCCGCAATCGTACTCAGTATTGCTCTGCCAAACTACTGA
- the LOC100829764 gene encoding uncharacterized protein LOC100829764: MLLRPVPAAGAAAVSSPSSRVSPPGTPASQLRRRRPFTVQCAPGGANSGAPDAAAAAAKAKLKIGSPIVIVEEPPMLKTAASVPSLRQNDGRVKPGDVGRIMARRPKDVWAVRLAVGTYLLDGKHFKPLDVVQDQGVSDDQTQDQ; encoded by the exons ATGCTACTACGCCCAGTGCCAGCagcaggagcggcggccgtaTCCTCACCATCCAGCCGCGTCTCGCCGCCGGGAACCCCAGCCTCCCAGCTCCGACGACGTCGTCCGTTTACCGTCCAGTGCGCGCCGGGCGGAGCCAACAGCGGCGCGCCtgacgctgccgccgccgccgcgaaggCGAAGCTCAAGATCGGCTCGCCGATCGTCATCGTGGAGGAGCCGCCGATGCTCAAGACCGCCGCGTCGGTGCCGTCGCTCAGGCAGAACGACGGCCGCGTCAAGCCCGGGGACGTCGGGAG GATCATGGCGCGGAGGCCCAAGGACGTGTGGGCCGTGCGGCTCGCCGTCGGCACCTACCTGCTGGACGGCAAGCACTTCAAGCCCCTGGATGTCGTCCAAGACCAAGGCGTCAGCGATGACCAGACCCAGGACCAATGA